The genome window ggAGTTTATAGAGCTGAGACCAGACTACTTCTTTATAAAAGGCATATGCATAAAAACATCACATACTGAAATCTCAGGTTGCTCATATATCACTTTCTGAAGATATTGAAAACATggctatttttctgtatttcaaaatagaaggcatttaaagaaaatgacagaTGAAGTTGAAAAGTAAGAAGCAAAGTTCCTTAACATCCATTAATAATAGATGACAACATCACGCTTTTAAAAATTGAGGGTATCAAACTAATCTGAATAATAACTGACCTAACAGTAGGCAGTAAACAGTGTAACTGGGTTTGGTACATTGCTTCAATTAGATGTGTTTTGATCTGCATTGATGCTTTAATTGGAGGCAAGCCTCCCCTTTCATCTAGAATTTATGACTCCAAGGGATGATCTAGCCTTCAAATTATCTTTAAGTAGCGACTAATTAATCATCATTTGCTATCCCTAAAGGTACCAAATTtatcccaaaaatatgcagaactCACCTCCTCTATGAAACAAGTTAAACTGTAAAGGTAACACCCACTGTGATATTATTAGGAAGTAAAGTTCTTTTAAACTGTTCAACAAAAAAAGACCTGAAAACTCCTTTTAAACAGTTTGTTGCTGTTACATagtttatttcagttaaaatcatcagcatttatttccattgaaattaaaatatactaGGAATCCATGCTGAAAAATTTGTTAGCATCTACATGGTTTTTCCACAGTATTGTCACTATTCTTCAATTAGGTCCTTAAGCACAGCATCTGATCGTTCTTACTCACAACTACAACTCCTTTCAGCACATCAAATTCACATCACAGCTCAGTACCAACCAGCTCTTTCTGTTCCATTACCATTAATTCCCTCTTCTAATGCTTGTGTTTTATTActaattattactttttttttttttttttttttaattaataaagatCAGCTTTCTTATTTCCTCCACAGCATACAGGGTTATGGACCTAAGTactatatttatttctattgaTTGTCAAAAGGTTTCCTTCATCATATTTGTAGAATATTCTGCTATCTAtctacagcagcagaaaatcAATTCCCTCTTCAGACAATCTGAAGGCAATCTAGTCTACTGATTATGCAATTTGATCATTTCAAACTGCAATCTTTCCTGCTTACTTGACAATTTAGGATCAGAGCTATTCCTTTCACACTCAATTACAGTGCACCCTCTAGTGGCTACGGAATAAAATTCCCGTTTACCCATGAAGAATACACACCAATTCACCTTTGAGAAACATATAGACAGGgtagaaaataagagaaataaattaatgcaAAGTAGCTACAAATTATTTTACAACAACGATTCCATTTCCCATAAAAACTATCTAATTTTCTAACCTTTGCAATATTTACTGACTAGTGAACACTTGAGTATTGAAATCAGTAATAGAAAATATCCTGCTTAGAGAAAATTATTACTGTGTACACTTCATAAGTCCAAGAAGATATGATAAAATGATGTAAcacacttcagaaagaaaattctggTCTGCTGGTAACAATTTGTATATGTTTATGTTAAATGGATCACTCTAATGTGATAAATTATGAAAGACCAGCTTTCATTTCCAGGatcttaaaaaaattaagtcatAAAAACTTGAAGATGCAAAATTCTGTATGAACCTCAGTATGTATTACACCACAGttttcttaaaacttttttttaacaaccTTCCTTCaacagtgaggtgctgaggtCAGTCTTTACACTTGCATCTCAGAACAGTGAAACACTGCACATTCACTGATTGCAAATTCCTGCAAGAATGCAAACTGCTTCAtagaaaacacacagaaagaatCATACAAAGCAGAATCTATGGACAAAAGACTTACCCAGAATGACTTGAAGAAGGAGGAGGCAGGTCAGGCGTTAGAACATAAAGACTATTATTTTTTGGCAAGTGTAGAGTTTTTAAAACAGtctgaacaaagaaaaagaaatgtaaatataaaacattCGCTGATTTTGACTTTGTTTACTTTATTCCTTTTAATTATAAAAGTTTCTTTACAACCCCAGCAAATTTTTAAGATCTACTGTTAATTTAGTAACAACTCTACAGGTGTGCTGCATTGTATctaaaaacactgcaaaatacATTTAGTTTATAATGCTTTTAGTTTAAGAGATCCTTACAGAGCTTTCACCTGCGATATCTAACATTCAGAAACTCAGAATCCTTGTATTGTCATCCCCACCCTCAGATCCTCAGTTTGAAACAGTGAATTCAGTTGACTGAAAACATAACTGAAAACTTACACTATCATCTACATCTCCAGTCTTCCACCCCTTTAACAGCATTTTAGATGCAGGAATCTGAAGTTCATTTTCTAGAATATGTTTGATATCTCctgaagaggaaataaagaaaatgtcaagAAATTCATGTATAAAAGGTATAGTGAACACCAGTTTTAGTGAAGTTATCATTGTAACACACATTTCAAGCagtaaagaataaattaaagtaaaaaatcaCATACAACAAGAATCTGATTCACACAATCACATGAGGATATGGTGATTTGGACATATATTTGAGTAGCTCTACACAATGTATGGATCTAGCATACATCTGCAAAGACATGCCATCTGGAGCTATGCACTTTGCCAGAAATAAAGTGTGTCTGCATTTCTGATACCCAGTTCCACAATCAATAATCTGAACCTAAGGAACTGAAGTGTTTGTATATTTGACTGGTTGGAcagatttttcagtgtttttcacattttgttCCTCCATCCTGGCCTTCTGCCACATCTGTTCTTCCTCATGTTGGAATGGactgttcctgtgctctgaaGAGGTCATCTTGAAGATAAGCCATCTCTCTTAGGCCtctctgccctgcagagcagtCTCACCTGGGATTCTGCCAAGCAGATCCCTGAACAAGCCAAAAGCTGCTTTCTTGATGTCTGTGGTTCACACTTTTCTCAGGATTTTAAACAAGGTTTCCTTCAACTTTCATATGCCAAGAAATGACACAAGTTTTACACCGAATACCTTCCGCCCTGTCACTTAATCATCTATATCTAAAAGAAgttaatagaaaaaaacaaactaataaacaaacaaacaaaaacctatcACCTACTACACCTACTATAGCTGAAAAATTCTGATTTGGTCACTCTTGTATCTACTTTGGATGTAACTCAGTGCAGTGCCATGCCGAGCAAAGTGATGCTAATCAAGAATTCGACTGATCACCACAAGGTGGCACCATAAAAATACCAAATCAAAcactaacaagaaaaataaggatCCAAAGTTTCAAAATTTCATCACAGACAAAGTGACAACTCAACAAATTTTTAATCAACTATTTCTCCAcgtatttatttgttttgatctGCATATTGTCTTAAAAAGCAATAATactatttttccttcagaagagTAAATTAAGTCAGTtgggaaatataaaaaaagaatatgcttGCAATGGTAAGAACAGCATATTTCTGAAACACTTGTACAAAATGCATCATatttggaataaaaacaaacaagtctGATAACAAAACtcttaatttcttcaaaaaaagagacaaataaaaagaaggatGCTACAATGTTTTTCACACTTAGAAGAATTCTCTGAAATTTAGAAAAGGATGATGCTATAGAGATTCAAAAAGGAAATGCCAAGATGATCCACTTATTAGTTGACTGCATCTACACTAATCCTACTGCAAATTACACTTTCTTGCCTCAGCTTAATCAGTAATCTCCATTTTGTTTATAAAGTCCATAAGACAACTAGatgtcaaaataaatatttgatagATCACTAATCTTTACAATGGATTagtgaaattttgctttttttgagcTGCAAAGAGGTTTGAAAATGGTTAGAAGCTATGAAAACTGCACTTTGTGGGACATTTTTTGAGGggttttgttggttggttgttttgggatttttttccctatatgATTTAGATCTTGGCAGTGGGGTCTTTCTAGTTTGATTTTACTTTAACAATTTTACCTCCACAGTTATGTCACGTTTACACATTCTTACCAACTGTAGAGCTGTCCTCAAGTACTACATCCACATTTCTGTCTCTGTATTCAACCCTGAAGTCAAGCATTCGAGGTTGTCTTTCCACTATTTGTCTAGATGGCACTACATGGCGAAACgctgaggaagatgaagaagctgaagaagctGCTGTAGAATGACTTGTGGGGCCATATGCTGGTCCTTGTAAAGTCTCTCCACCGTACTCACTGAAGGATACACATATAAAGAAGTATGAGCAAACTGATAATGTTTAAATAAAGATTTGTGAAGTGAACAGTATTACTCACTGTTGTCCACAGCATACGCCTCTTGAATAAACTACACTGTTGtatctgaaaatgcttttttattcaTAATTAGAAATTAACTTTCGtattataaacattaatatttCAAGGACTCAGAAGTGCTGTAGCAGAGCAGCTTAGAAGACAAACAGGTATTTAAGCCATTACTTTAGTCTAAAGTTCACTATGTAATTAACATCAGATTTATCTTGAGAAGTAGCATTATTTCCTGTTCCAAGAGTGCTGTGACCATATAAAAATTAGCACCATAGCAACCACCAGTTTTCTATATCACTAGGCCAGCATCACATGCAACTTAGAATAAGAAGTAAAGCTTAAAATAAAGGTCAGAATAAACTGGGAAACCCTGATTACCCAGAAGCACATCTCATCCTCCTCAGTGAGCCTCTCATAAAAGTACCACATAACTGAGAATAGAAACAAAGGtaacaaaacattaaatttaAGGAACATAACTCTAGGCTAAAGAAAATTATGATGTACTGAAATAAGGTTTTGCTGGCAAGACACTTCACAGGATTTCATGTTGTAGATGTTCTTACCAGGAAGACAGTGCTCTCTGTTTAGAGGATTATGTGTCTTGGGCAGCAACAGGGTATCCTGATGGAGGATGTAAGCTAATAAAATGAATGCACTATATAAAAATGGAAGTTGAGCATGCATTTAGGAAACACTGAGATGCAATTTGCCTCATCTCCATTCCTAAAcagaatttatttgaaaaaaatgcatactcCCCTTCCTGAAGATTCTATAAGATCTCTGGATCAATGGAAATGTTTCCTATGCAAGTCAAGCCTCTGAAGACTGaacttagggaaaaaaaaaagtgaatgtggATGGCACTCATGTCACAAAAGTGCAATAAATAGTACCAAGTTATTGCAAATCACATCATTGTGACTCccagttttgaaaataaagttaaaaaaagaagaacatatATTATGCTTGTAAAACAAGGGAGAATACTTCTCTACATCTCATTTCAGCAGGCTCAGAAGGATGAATCCCCAATCACAAACACTCACATCCAAAGGTCAAAGACCCACTTCAGAGGTTTAAGAAATAAAGGGAACAGTCTTATTTTCAAGCTTTAAAAAAGTTTAAACACTGAGCAATATGTTTgttgaattttttgttttttcttgggttttttgtttttgttttcgaTTTGATGTCCAACCAAAACTTAGTACTGTAATCATTTTTGTTAGCAGACATCAGAAGCAAAGAATATTCTGATTCTCAGGCactgaagttatttatttatttaaatgcaacatAACTGAACTATAAAGTAAAACTTGACTTCAAGTTCAGCTGTATTACGTATATTTCATTCCAttacaaaaagtattttacataTCTGACTTGCAATCTCTAATGAAGCATAAAAAGCCACTAAAAAGCATCCAAGTCAGTAAATCAGCCTCATCTGTAAGCCGCAGGAAACTAGGCTTCTAAGTCTACCAGGCCTAATTTTAAACTTcttccactgaaagaaaaaaaggaaaataaaaaagacttgAGACACATTTGACTGTCTCATCATTTCTACAAATGAATAATTTACTAATGAAGAAAGCTGTGTTAAGTGGATATCAGACCTACCTGTTATCAAAGTCGGGTATAACTGCTGCCCAGATCCTTCTCCCTGACAAAATGGTTGCAAATGTTCTGGTGTTTTGAATTTACATGCTTTGAGGTCAGGACTTATTAACATAAGTAGAAATAGTACTTGACACAGAAGAGACTTGATCTCAATCAGATCATGCAGGCCTAACAGTGAATATACATCTAGTAACTTTATCAAGCAAATAAGGTTTTATCTTGATCCAAAAAACGATTTATTTAATAATAGCTTCAGTGAGCATTGGCATTTATGCCAGAACATCACATCACCCACACTAAGCATCTTCtttaatcattaaaataaacttttaaaaacagtacATTGActatttttctaaacaaaattaaaaatagtatcTAACTGCTTCTCTCAAGTAGCTCAACTCctgttctgttgttttcagtTGCCTCATCAGCACTTAGGAGATCATGCTTCAGTGACTCCAAGGTATCCAGGCATCAATATATGAGCcaaaattgaatttaaaaactgaaaggaaatcaGTAAAGCTATTTGTAGAAGGGAGCAAATTTATTTTATCAAGCATAGTATCTACCACCAGTTAATGACCTAacaataaattaatataaaataaaaaatcattaattGAAACAGATGGTTGAGCTTGTTCTTCACCAGTATGGGAAAAATTGATTGTGAAATCAGCTTTGTCAGGAATTGAATTTGTGGCTcaaaaaaattgctttaaaaggAGGATTATATCTTCATCTTGggattcagaaacaaaaatgcaaatattatgCAGCATCATTCTCTGTATGTACTACCCCATCCCTCTGTGCTTACCTTTGCAGAATGCCATTTTCTTGTGGTATTACACCATTTATAGCTgcctgaaaagagaaaataagttttcaaTCAGgtatgaagaggaagaaaaataaatcaggacAGACCcttatattttgctttaaaaagtgGTTAGCTTGCTTTAAAATACGCCATAAGATGTTCTCCATTCAGTAAATACTCTTGGTAAACAACATTGCCATTAAAGTAccttcttaaaatgaaaaacatttaagtGAAAATGAACATCAACTGATGCTCAATAGATTTCCCAGGTGTAGTGCAAAGGAATAAACAGCACAGCTCGTGCTCTAACACTTTGTACATGCACACAGTAAAAAGACAGTTCTCAGACTCACTGAGCTGTGTGCAGACAAGGCAGCCAGACAGCACGTACACAGAAAAGCTCATGTCTCCCAGAAGCATTAGGCCTACTCTGGCCTGTACACCAGCGCTGCAGAGACTTCTAGAGAAGTCCAGCCTCCTAAGCACAACCACGTAccacagaaccactgaaatactTCCAATACTCAATCTTCacatgaaaaaagcaaacatttttaaatatgttttatgCAGCTAATTGTCAGCACATGCTGATCAGCAACTCAGAACAAAATATTACTCAAGTGTAGATGCAGGCCTAGGCCCAAACCGAGCAAGCTGCATCCAAATTAGGCCTCTTATTTGTAATTACAGTTACTACCTATAAAAATAccttaataaaaaaatctcacattgaaatgcttttttgttaAGAATAGCCGCCACATACTCCAGTTTCAAATTCAAAAATCTACTTCTGACAGAAGTGTGACATACCGCTCCGTTCTATTTTGCAGAAAGTTTTAGTGCATTTCCATCGCATCCAATGCTTTAGAAGCATGTGTATACACCAAAGCTTGCATGAagtcaggaagaagaaaaatgctggaaaGCTAATAAGTTTCTCTTCAACAGTACTTAAAGACAACTTCTTTTAGACTGCTTTATATCACAAAAAAAGGTTCCAAAATCACTTTGATGCTAGAATGTATCAGACTTGAGGTTCAGCAAAAGCGATACCATGCAATTTGGTAGTGCTGGCTTACACATTGCACTACTCAgctgtttaaattatgttctggTTGTTAGAAGATATGGGAGTAGGAACATCAGAACCCCAACTAACTTTAATCTTTAAGGAAGGCCCAGCAATGGGCAGGTAAAGCAGAATATTATTCAATCAAGAAtgagggagagggaaaagtCAATAAATCTATCAGGAAAGAGAGGGTAAAAGCTTGAAAGATAAAATTCTATTCCTTAATTTTAATACTCTTTATGATCACTATTGTTTTCACAGGAACATATTTGCAAGACTTGGTAGTTAAGAGTTTGTAGCATCCCACTACTAATCCCCACTTTCTGCTGTGCCACCAGCACATGTTACTACCAGGATTTCTAATATGACTAATATCCATTCTCATGTGTCAGATACACCTGACCTGTTGGCCTGTGTACCTGAGGAGTGACTGGTCCTTCATGAAGACAAAGCTGAAATTTAGAAGCTCAGACTCCTTAGTACTACAAGAGGATTAACTCAAATACCATGACTGTGGGCTGTCATTATCCATCATCATTTTTACAAATCAATATTTACTGATGTAGCTTAAACAAGAAGTGTCCAACAAATATAAAGGTAGAATAAACCAAGATTTAAATCCTatgtttcttctctgaataCATAAGCATGAGTTTTTACAGTTTCTGTTAACAGTTAATAAACAATGGTTAACAATTGAAGTCAAAGTATTACTACTGAACTCAAAGTAGCTTTGATACTGTAACAAGATATGCAAAACATTACACAAGGACAGCAGAAAAAGACACACAAAAGTGCTGGAGGTATCTATAAGCTACAGCAACTACCCACAAGTCTGTATCAAATTACATTGAAAACAGCTTCCTAGCAGAGCACATTTTAAATTAGTTTATCCATCACATATGGCAATAACCAGAAGATTCTTTTTAATGTGTCTCATTTATCATCAGTGTGGTTTTTGCCGTCATACACAGTTCTTGATCATGTTCATCTAATAAACCTCCAGGAAAAAGTGGAAGGTTCtggtttgtttgggtttttctgtATTGGCCCCAATACTCATCAGCAAGATACACAAGTCAGTGAAGAGACAAAAACATCCTTTATTTTGCATCTGTAGGATATGAAAACCAAATAGAGGTTCTTGCACCACAGGACCAGTGGCAATCTGGACAAAAAGATTCAGCAATAAAGAAATACTgcacagcagggcagctccACACTTCTTCAGTCAAAGCTCATGTCTCAATCTCAGAGGATTAAATCAGCTCATTTTTTCTAAGCCTAATCAGAGGGGCTAAATATGAGAGAGGTTTCCAAGCAATTTTCATTAGAACTGAATAATGCATTTGATCAAGTCCCCAGTTCTATAAACTTGATAACATTTGAGGAGCACAACACtaagaaaacacagcagcagcattatgTATGGTTTTGATGGAAAGACCTCTATTAACCACAGTAAAAACAGTCTGGACACTGTTTAttaaggaaaatggaaaactaaaAATATGTAGATGACAAATGGTGGCAGTGCAGACATAGATACTGTATAAACATTAAACATTCATGTTCTTATATGACATCTATAGGTGGACACTGCAAAGAAATAGGAACAATCATCCAATTTAGGATTTCATAGCAGGAATGTtgtaacaaaaacaaataagtgAACACATTAAAACAGTTCCAGACTCTTCTTCCACAGCATCAGTCCCCTTTGAGAGAGGATCAGCTTCCTGTGATGAAGCAaacatttaaatacattaattttttttgtgtgtttccaAACAGGGATCACCTGAGCATCAAAACCAGCATGTATGACTAATACACAGTAGTTAAAGATACTAAAACTGCTTCAAGTGAAATATATAACAGGTGCAGTAAATCTGCGCACGGGTTATTTAATAAAGACGCACGTCTGGCTCAGAACATTTCTTCAGCTTCGAGTTGTTACCAGGGAAGCAGCAGTACGTGCTTACTTTGTTCTCACAGTGTATATCCACTAGTGTCCACAACTTCAACTTTTGTTTGGttggctgttttttgtttgtttgcttgtgtcTGCTCTCATGATATCAGTATTTAAAGAGTTAAGCTCAACTGGAAAATTACAGAGTTTTTATAAGATTTTTCCCAAAGCTAAAGATATAAGGTGTGTCGCAATGCTACCCATGTACCAAACCTTGTGTAATATTGTTCAAATGTCATGCAAATGAACAGAAGCAAGGACataattatttcttcagtatcTTCAGTGACAATATTCAAATAACTACAAGGTTCACAACTTATTTAGGA of Meleagris gallopavo isolate NT-WF06-2002-E0010 breed Aviagen turkey brand Nicholas breeding stock chromosome 10, Turkey_5.1, whole genome shotgun sequence contains these proteins:
- the LOC104912451 gene encoding FAS-associated factor 1-like, which encodes MGKSAVFLRCGGGLKPWLACTGIENIDEAITLLEQNNWDLVAAINGVIPQENGILQSEYGGETLQGPAYGPTSHSTAASSASSSSSAFRHVVPSRQIVERQPRMLDFRVEYRDRNVDVVLEDSSTVGDIKHILENELQIPASKMLLKGWKTGDVDDSTVLKTLHLPKNNSLYVLTPDLPPPSSSHSG